One genomic window of Elaeis guineensis isolate ETL-2024a chromosome 2, EG11, whole genome shotgun sequence includes the following:
- the LOC105035964 gene encoding LOW QUALITY PROTEIN: serpin-ZXA (The sequence of the model RefSeq protein was modified relative to this genomic sequence to represent the inferred CDS: inserted 1 base in 1 codon) — MDLRESIGNQTAFSLRLAKHVGSAAAADANLAFSPLSVHVVLALVAVGAKGPTLDQLLSFVGSPAAGDLNALASQIIALVLADGSAAGGPRVCFANGVWVDASLSLKPSFKEIVTSTYKAEAKAVDFQSKAAEVANEVNSWVESVTAGLIKELLPSGSVDSTTRLVLGNALYFKGAWDEKFDASATKESAFHLLNGSSVQVPFMTTQKKQFVSAYNGFKVLRLPYKQGEDGRQFSMYIFLPDAQDGLWSLAEKLSSESEFLNQHLPMQKVAVGDFKIPRFKISFGFEASKVLKDLGLTLPFNGNGDLTEMVDSPVGHKLXVSSIFHKSFIEVTEEGTEAAAASAAVVALRSFQWKPLDFVADHPFVFLIREDITGVVLFVGHVTNPLLVG, encoded by the exons ATGGACCTCCGGGAGTCGATCGGAAACCAGACCGCCTTCTCACTCCGGCTCGCAAAGCACGTAGGCTCGGCCGCAGCAGCCGACGCCAACCTCGCCTTCTCCCCGCTCTCCGTCCACGTCGTCCTCGCCCTCGTCGCCGTGGGGGCCAAGGGCCCCACGCTCGACCAGCTCCTCTCCTTCGTCGGATCGCCCGCCGCCGGCGACCTCAACGCGCTCGCCTCCCAGATCATCGCCCTCGTCCTTGCTGATGGCTCGGCCGCCGGCGGGCCACGGGTTTGCTTCGCCAACGGCGTCTGGGTCGACGCCTCCCTCTCCCTGAAACCCTCATTCAAGGAGATCGTCACTTCCACTTACAAGGCTGAGGCCAAGGCTGTCGATTTCCAATCCAAG GCTGCTGAAGTTGCGAATGAAGTTAATTCATGGGTTGAGAGTGTTACAGCTGGTCTTATCAAAGAGCTCCTTCCTTCTGGATCTGTTGACAGTACTACCAGATTGGTGCTTGGTAATGCACTTTACTTTAAGGGAGCCTGGGATGAAAAGTTTGATGCATCTGCAACTAAAGAATCTGCATTCCACCTGCTAAATGGAAGCTCAGTTCAAGTACCTTTTATGACTACCCAAAAAAAGCAATTTGTCTCCGCATACAATGGCTTCAAAGTCCTTAGGCTTCCTTATAAGCAAGGTGAGGATGGGAGGCAGTTTTCTATGTATATTTTTCTACCAGATGCACAAGATGGTCTGTGGAGTTTGGCAGAGAAGTTGAGTTCGGAATCTGAGTTCTTAAATCAGCACCTTCCGATGCAGAAGGTTGCAGTGGGAGATTTCAAGATCCCCAGGTTCAAAATATCATTTGGGTTTGaagcatctaaagttttgaaagatTTGGGACTGACATTGCCTTTTAATGGGAATGGGGATTTGACAGAGATGGTTGATTCACCTGTAGGTCATAAAC ATGTGTCATCAATTTTTCACAAATCTTTTATCGAGGTCACTGAGGAAGGAACTGAAGCAGCTGCTGCTTCAGCAGCAGTGGTGGCATTAAGGTCATTCCAATGGAAGCCTCTGGACTTTGTGGCCGATCATCCATTTGTGTTTTTGATCAGAGAAGACATTACTGGAGTTGTGCTTTTTGTTGGGCATGTGACCAATCCATTGCTTGTTGGGTAA
- the LOC105035965 gene encoding putative disease resistance protein At5g47280: protein MDTFFAGEIATELVKELIKVIRRTVMCRPTAEQLKRNVDALLPIIQEIRHSGVELPQARQSQLSDLAEHLRLALDLARKAAASPRWNVYRSMQLARRMEKLDRWIARWLERQMPAHVLADVHHLRVESAIRLDRIERHLQDGAAAATAAAAAAAMTMMKPVTVGVAEMMDGLELGGVGGEAAPPVGAAVRVGKERVREMLMATGGRVEVVGICGIGGSGKTTLAKEICRDPRIRSYFSDRIFFETVSQSPNLESLKLKLWEQITGNMVIGAYTQIPQWQMALGARDKGPTLIVLDDVWSLSELEQLIFGLPGCKTLVVSRFKFPTVINNTYELELLGEEEALSLFCQAAFEQQSIPLTADKKLVKQVVAECKGLPLALKVIGASLRGQPPKIWASAKNRLSRGETISDSHENKLLERMAASIECLSGKVRECFLDLGSFPEDKKIPLDVLINMWMEIHDLDEEDAFAILVELSNKNLLTLVKDAQNRAGDIYSSYSELSVTQHDVLRDLALHMNNRESLNSRKRLIMPRREEGLPRDWERNKDQHFEAQIVSIHTGEMSETDWFQMHFPKAEVLILNFSSGMYFLPPFMDTMPKLKSLVLINYGNSSTVLQNLSSFTALNNLRSLWVEKIVLPPLPRTTVPLKNLRKVFLVQCELNNSLKGSKVDLWMTFPRLSSLTIDHCIDLNELPSSICEVSTLESVSISNCHDLSELPHEFGKLGSLQILRIYACPALKKLPQSICQLKRLKYLDISQCLNLRDLPEELGNLKNLEKIDMRECSLRNIPRSLSSLRSLGHVVCDEEMALLWKEAERHIPDLRIQIAEQCYNLDWLVE from the exons ATGGATACCTTCTTCGCCGGTGAGATCGCGACGGAGCTGGTGAAGGAGCTGATCAAGGTGATCCGGCGGACGGTGATGTGCCGGCCGACGGCGGAGCAGCTGAAGCGCAACGTGGACGCCCTTCTCCCCATCATCCAGGAGATCCGCCATTCGGGCGTGGAGCTCCCGCAGGCCCGGCAGTCCCAGCTTTCCGACCTCGCCGAGCACCTCCGCCTCGCCCTCGACCTCGCCCGCAAGGCCGCCGCCTCCCCACGATGGAACGTCTACCGCTCCATGCAGCTCGCCCGGCGCATGGAGAAGCTCGACCGCTGGATCGCCCGCTGGCTCGAGCGCCAGATGCCCGCCCACGTCCTCGCCGACGTCCACCACCTCCGCGTCGAGTCCGCCATCCGCCTCGACCGCATCGAGCGCCACCTCCAGGACGGTGCCGCCGCCGCCactgccgccgccgccgccgccgcgatGACGATGATGAAGCCGGTGACGGTGGGGGTGGCGGAGATGATGGATGGGCTGGAGCTCGGGGGAGTGGGAGGCGAGGCGGCGCCGCCGGTCGGGGCGGCGGTGAGGGTCGGGAAGGAGAGGGTGAGGGAAATGCTTATGGCGACGGGAGGCAGGGTGGAGGTGGTGGGGATTTGCGGTATCGGGGGGAGTGGGAAGACCACGCTGGCTAAGGAGATTTGTAGAGATCCACGGATTCGAA GTTACTTCAGTGATCGGATTTTCTTCGAGACGGTTTCACAATCTCCAAATTTGGAGAGCTTGAAATTGAAGCTTTGGGAACAGATTACTGGTAATATGGTTATTGGCGCTTACACCCAAATCCCACAGTGGCAGATGGCTTTGGGGGCAAGAGACAAGGGGCCAACTCTCATAGTGCTGGACGATGTGTGGTCTCTATCTGAGCTTGAGCAGCTTATTTTTGGATTACCTGGATGCAAGACGCTGGTGGTGTCGAGGTTCAAATTCCCTACAGTGATCAACAACACTTATGAATTGGAATTGCTAGGAGAAGAAGAGGCTTTGTCCCTTTTCTGCCAAGCAGCTTTTGAGCAGCAATCTATTCCGCTTACTGCTGATAAGAAGTTGGTGAAGCAG GTTGTAGCAGAATGCAAAGGCCTTCCTCTGGCTCTGAAGGTGATTGGTGCTTCTTTACGAGGTCAGCCTCCAAAAATTTGGGCAAGTGCCAAAAATAGGTTGTCACGAGGAGAGACCATATCCGACTCCCATGAGAACAAATTGCTTGAACGGATGGCAGCAAGCATTGAGTGTCTGTCGGGCAAAGTTAGGGAGTGCTTTTTAGATCTAGGCTCCTTTCCTGAAGACAAAAAGATCCCTCTGGATGTGCTCATAAACATGTGGATGGAGATCCATGATCTTGATGAAGAAGATGCTTTTGCCATACTGGTGGAGCTTTCAAATAAAAACCTTCTAACTCTGGTGAAAGATGCACA GAACAGAGCTGGAGATATTTATAGCAGTTATAGTGAGCTTTCTGTTACTCAACATGATGTGTTGAGGGACCTGGCTCTCCACATGAACAATCGTGAGTCCTTGAACAGTAGAAAGAGGTTGATTATGCCTAGGAGAGAAGAAGGACTTCCAAGGGATTGGGAGAGAAACAAAGATCAACATTTTGAGGCACAGATTGTTTCAATTCATACAG GTGAAATGAGTGAAACTGACTGGTTCCAGATGCACTTTCCCAAGGCTGAGGTTCTCATTCTGAATTTCTCCTCAGGCATGTATTTCTTGCCTCCATTTATGGACACTATGCCAAAGCTCAAGTCCCTGGTGTTGATCAACTATGGCAACTCGAGCACAGTTCTGCAAAATTTATCGAGCTTTACTGCTCTAAATAACTTGAGGAGCCTCTGGGTTGAGAAGATAGTTCTCCCACCTCTACCAAGAACAACAGTCCCCTTGAAGAACCTGCGCAAAGTGTTCCTCGTCCAGTGTGAACTCAACAACAGCCTTAAAGGATCAAAAGTAGACCTCTGGATGACATTCCCTCGCCTTTCCAGTCTAACGATAGATCACTGCATTGATCTAAACGAGTTGCCTTCCAGCATCTGTGAAGTCAGTACTCTGGAGAGTGTTAGCATTTCGAACTGTCATGATTTGTCTGAGTTGCCACATGAATTTGGTAAGCTAGGTTCTCTACAGATCCTGCGGATATATGCTTGCCCAGCTTTAAAGAAGCTTCCTCAGTCCATCTGTCAGTTGAAGAGATTGAAATATCTTGATATCTCGCAGTGCCTGAACCTCAGAGACCTCCCAGAAGAACTTGGCAACCTCAAAAACTTGGAGAAAATTGACATGAGAGAATGTTCTCTGAGGAATATCCCTAGGTCATTATCATCATTGAGGTCTTTGGGACATGTGGTATGTGATGAAGAGATGGCTTTGTTATGGAAGGAAGCAGAAAGGCATATACCCGATCTCCGGATTCAGATAGCAGAACAATGTTATAATCTGGACTGGCTTGTAGAGTGA